In one Umezawaea sp. Da 62-37 genomic region, the following are encoded:
- a CDS encoding RNA polymerase subunit sigma-70 codes for MTDLEPLGADEATFITAARSGDAARFALITERHRRELQVHCYRMLANYEDAQDMTQETFLRAWNKRESFKGHAALRTWLYRIATNACLDFLEKRNDRTPVPTDLSGPDSEVPHLQPYPDRMLPEDPQESVVARETIELAFIVAVQHLPPRQRAVFILRDVLGWPASKAADALELTVASVTSALQRARVTMREQLPGRRLDWRSPTTHELSTDERGVVKSYIDAHERNDLDGLMSLLRDDLRFTMLPDPGTVITTAEDAVDGWVSGGLFQHGHDDWRGITTTVNRMPAAVLYLRTPDDPEYRLFAIAVLRIVDGKIAELTGFDAGDKPWLDLPPTL; via the coding sequence ATGACCGACCTCGAACCGCTGGGCGCCGACGAGGCCACGTTCATCACGGCGGCCCGCTCAGGCGATGCGGCGCGGTTCGCGCTCATCACCGAGCGCCACCGGCGTGAGCTGCAGGTGCACTGCTACCGGATGCTCGCGAACTACGAGGACGCCCAGGACATGACGCAGGAGACGTTCCTGCGAGCGTGGAACAAGCGGGAGTCGTTCAAGGGCCACGCCGCGCTGCGGACCTGGCTGTACCGGATCGCGACGAACGCCTGCCTCGACTTCCTGGAAAAGCGCAACGACCGCACACCCGTACCGACTGACCTGTCGGGCCCCGACTCCGAGGTGCCGCACCTGCAGCCGTACCCCGACCGGATGCTCCCCGAGGACCCGCAGGAATCGGTGGTCGCGCGGGAGACGATCGAGTTGGCGTTCATCGTCGCCGTCCAGCACCTGCCGCCGCGGCAGCGGGCGGTGTTCATCCTGCGCGACGTCCTCGGCTGGCCGGCGTCGAAGGCCGCCGACGCCCTCGAGCTGACCGTCGCATCGGTGACCAGCGCACTGCAACGGGCGCGCGTGACGATGCGCGAGCAGCTGCCCGGCCGTCGCCTCGACTGGCGGAGCCCCACCACCCACGAGCTGTCCACCGACGAGCGCGGCGTGGTGAAGTCCTACATCGACGCCCATGAGCGCAACGACCTCGACGGGCTGATGTCCCTGCTCCGCGACGACCTGCGCTTCACGATGCTGCCCGATCCGGGCACCGTGATCACGACGGCCGAGGACGCGGTGGACGGCTGGGTCTCCGGCGGGCTCTTCCAACACGGCCACGACGACTGGCGCGGCATCACCACGACCGTCAACCGCATGCCTGCCGCCGTGCTGTACCTGCGCACCCCCGACGACCCGGAGTACCGGCTGTTCGCCATCGCGGTCCTGCGCATCGTCGACGGGAAGATCGCCGAACTCACCGGATTCGACGCCGGCGACAAACCATGGCTGGACCTGCCTCCGACACTGTGA
- a CDS encoding dihydrofolate reductase family protein, whose product MRKLTFGMNVTLDGYTAAPGDDLGWSGGEGPDSSPSDELFQWWSDRVAATGLALYGRKLWEAMSSHWPTADQQPGVTPAEIEYARRWRDMPKVVFSSTTSTVDWNTRLVTGDAVTEIARLKAEDAGPMDIGGATLAGAAMRAGLIDEYVLVTVPVLVGGGTPFFTALDSWVNLTLVETRTFPGGVVLTRYETRR is encoded by the coding sequence ATGCGGAAACTGACCTTCGGCATGAATGTGACCCTGGACGGCTACACCGCCGCGCCCGGCGACGACCTGGGCTGGAGCGGAGGTGAGGGGCCGGACTCGTCGCCGAGCGACGAGCTGTTCCAGTGGTGGTCCGACCGGGTGGCGGCGACGGGCCTGGCGCTGTACGGGCGCAAGCTGTGGGAGGCGATGAGTTCCCACTGGCCGACCGCCGACCAGCAGCCCGGCGTCACCCCGGCGGAGATCGAGTACGCCCGCCGCTGGCGGGACATGCCGAAGGTGGTGTTCTCCTCGACGACCAGCACGGTCGACTGGAACACCCGCCTGGTCACCGGCGACGCGGTCACCGAGATCGCCCGGCTCAAGGCCGAGGACGCCGGTCCGATGGACATCGGCGGCGCGACGCTCGCCGGGGCGGCCATGCGGGCCGGGCTGATCGACGAGTACGTGCTGGTCACCGTGCCGGTATTGGTGGGCGGCGGCACGCCGTTCTTCACCGCGCTGGACAGCTGGGTGAACCTGACCCTGGTGGAGACGCGGACGTTTCCCGGCGGCGTGGTGCTGACCCGGTACGAGACGAGGCGATGA
- a CDS encoding TetR/AcrR family transcriptional regulator yields the protein MPKVVDHDERRADIVRAAWAVICRHGIEGATVRRVAEQAGVSMGGLRHYFDTQEGLLRFAALAVGGNISARVEARLRSDDAPADRARMVLEAMLPLDEERRVEATVWLAFMVRFRVDDTLRELRSTAWTGTRHICRVVVGLSRNVAAPEVIGDELPDADLEQWARHLHVVMDGLTLQAVSFPDRLSSEELRATVREQLGLVASTAHS from the coding sequence GTGCCCAAGGTCGTCGATCACGATGAGCGCCGCGCCGACATCGTCCGCGCCGCGTGGGCCGTCATCTGCCGCCACGGGATCGAGGGCGCCACGGTACGCAGGGTCGCCGAGCAGGCGGGCGTGTCGATGGGCGGCCTCCGGCACTACTTCGACACCCAGGAGGGACTGCTGCGCTTCGCCGCCCTCGCCGTCGGCGGCAACATCAGCGCTCGCGTCGAGGCGCGCCTCCGGTCCGACGACGCCCCCGCCGACCGCGCCCGGATGGTGTTGGAGGCCATGCTGCCGCTGGACGAGGAACGCCGGGTGGAGGCGACCGTGTGGCTGGCCTTCATGGTCCGCTTCCGCGTCGACGACACGCTGCGGGAGTTGCGAAGTACGGCGTGGACCGGCACGCGGCACATCTGCCGCGTCGTGGTCGGCCTGAGCCGGAACGTCGCGGCGCCGGAGGTGATCGGGGATGAACTGCCCGACGCCGACCTCGAGCAGTGGGCCCGACATCTGCACGTCGTCATGGACGGCCTGACCCTGCAGGCGGTCAGCTTTCCCGACCGGCTCTCCTCCGAGGAGTTGCGCGCGACGGTGCGCGAACAACTGGGGCTCGTCGCGTCGACCGCACACTCCTGA
- a CDS encoding TetR/AcrR family transcriptional regulator produces the protein MVTAETRRPRADATRNRQQLLDVATSLFTSAQAEPSMRAIAHEAGVGIATLYRHFPTRESLVDAVYQDQVSRLTTGARELLAQLDPPAALRRWMDLFGEWIATKNGMLDTLLAMVESGEIAHADTRTELLEAIEHILEAGRASGELRADVSAEDVAAALVGIFTVAGSPEREAMAARLLNLLMDGLRLSASG, from the coding sequence TTGGTTACCGCAGAGACCCGGAGACCGCGGGCGGACGCCACCCGCAACCGCCAACAGCTGCTGGACGTGGCGACCAGCCTTTTCACCTCGGCCCAGGCCGAGCCGTCGATGCGTGCGATCGCCCACGAGGCCGGGGTCGGCATCGCCACCCTCTACCGGCACTTCCCCACCCGCGAGTCGTTGGTCGACGCGGTTTACCAGGACCAGGTCTCGCGGCTCACCACCGGTGCCCGTGAGCTGCTCGCCCAACTCGATCCGCCCGCGGCGCTACGACGCTGGATGGACCTGTTCGGGGAATGGATCGCGACCAAGAACGGGATGCTCGACACGCTGCTCGCGATGGTCGAATCGGGTGAGATCGCCCATGCCGACACCCGGACCGAACTGCTCGAGGCCATCGAGCACATCCTCGAAGCCGGACGTGCGAGCGGTGAACTCCGCGCCGACGTCTCCGCCGAGGACGTAGCCGCCGCTCTCGTCGGCATCTTCACCGTGGCAGGCTCGCCTGAGCGCGAAGCCATGGCGGCTCGCCTGCTCAACCTCCTGATGGACGGACTCCGGCTCTCCGCTTCCGGCTGA
- a CDS encoding class I adenylate-forming enzyme family protein, translating into MDIDPLDQRILDLAAIAECVRNTAGALHAAGVRPGDRIAVYKENHFDCLLLAAAGVRIGAIPVMLSGLMLPDTVRPLLQRVEPKLLVSNQRLLEEKGSDGSALSSFADRTLCLDGGVPNSIAFADVLGGADPTPVPRRDDDLMMLTHTSGTTGIPKLIMYTPEKLQGQMARLECRHLPPITFGRNDTVAMFLPYVHVRSFTWIYSVLTLSPAKVLLMSENDPEVVGPMFRQHRPTVIEALPIDFLQMERLAKENKGGAFSSVRMFVGNFDAMRWPTIRTFLNASKHWFPTWREGYGQSETGGMGMTAITRYRANRRRDQQPGPRKVGRPMPGFVQLKVVDPKTFEPLPNGKPGLVLARTKARCVGYYKEPERWQEKAVGEWWNTGDIGVKTRTGALKLLDREVNHVPGGSCLEHEDVIVDYLPPGHDVALLPVVDGPPVPVVASPDGQLDKAQWQRAVRGLPELADPIVIDFKDMPRTGTGKILREALRRRYLNGADHPGTGRWT; encoded by the coding sequence ATGGACATCGACCCGCTCGATCAACGAATCCTCGATCTGGCGGCGATCGCCGAATGCGTGCGGAACACGGCGGGCGCCCTGCACGCGGCAGGGGTTCGTCCCGGCGACCGGATCGCCGTGTACAAGGAGAACCACTTCGACTGCCTGCTGCTCGCCGCGGCGGGAGTCAGGATCGGCGCGATCCCGGTCATGCTGTCGGGGCTGATGCTGCCCGACACGGTGCGCCCGCTGCTCCAGCGCGTCGAACCGAAACTGCTGGTCAGCAACCAGCGCCTGCTGGAGGAGAAGGGCTCCGACGGGAGCGCGCTCTCCTCGTTCGCGGACCGGACCCTGTGCCTCGACGGCGGTGTGCCGAACTCGATCGCCTTCGCCGACGTCCTCGGGGGCGCCGACCCGACGCCCGTCCCGCGCCGCGACGACGACCTGATGATGCTCACCCACACCTCGGGCACGACCGGCATCCCGAAGCTCATCATGTACACCCCGGAGAAGCTCCAGGGTCAGATGGCCAGGCTGGAATGCCGCCACCTGCCGCCGATCACCTTCGGCCGCAACGACACCGTGGCGATGTTCCTGCCGTACGTGCACGTCCGTTCCTTCACCTGGATCTACTCGGTCCTGACGTTGTCGCCCGCCAAGGTGCTGCTGATGAGCGAGAACGATCCCGAGGTGGTGGGCCCGATGTTCCGGCAGCACCGGCCCACGGTGATCGAAGCGCTGCCGATCGACTTCCTCCAGATGGAGAGGCTCGCCAAGGAGAACAAGGGCGGCGCCTTTTCCTCGGTGCGCATGTTCGTGGGCAACTTCGACGCGATGCGATGGCCGACGATCCGGACTTTCCTGAACGCGTCCAAGCACTGGTTCCCCACCTGGCGGGAAGGCTACGGGCAGTCGGAGACCGGCGGGATGGGCATGACCGCCATCACCCGGTACCGGGCGAACAGACGGCGTGACCAGCAGCCGGGCCCGCGCAAGGTGGGTCGGCCGATGCCCGGCTTCGTCCAGCTCAAGGTCGTGGACCCCAAGACGTTCGAACCGCTGCCGAACGGCAAGCCGGGCCTCGTGCTCGCGCGGACGAAGGCGCGGTGCGTCGGCTACTACAAGGAACCCGAGCGCTGGCAGGAGAAGGCGGTCGGCGAGTGGTGGAACACCGGCGACATCGGCGTCAAGACCAGGACCGGCGCGCTCAAGCTCCTCGACCGGGAGGTCAACCACGTCCCCGGTGGGAGTTGCCTCGAGCACGAGGACGTGATCGTCGACTACCTGCCCCCAGGGCACGACGTCGCGCTGCTCCCCGTGGTCGACGGACCGCCGGTACCCGTCGTGGCCTCACCCGACGGACAGTTGGACAAGGCGCAGTGGCAGAGGGCCGTGCGGGGACTGCCCGAACTGGCGGACCCGATCGTGATCGACTTCAAGGACATGCCCCGGACCGGAACCGGGAAGATCCTCCGGGAAGCGCTCCGCCGGCGGTACCTGAACGGCGCCGACCACCCCGGCACCGGACGGTGGACGTGA
- a CDS encoding CPBP family intramembrane glutamic endopeptidase produces the protein MRNKIRSKGAVVLVLGLAVIIASAVALALTGNGQVRYSADHTDTIPFWHRWVPALIGIALVRLTPPQTSQLSTSEIRTRPASALRGQALVLLAAAVLFAVVLRLAGGGEPAHTLLKLPLLVGVPAVLFHLAKRPGEGAAGGDITRPWRRWGPAVPVVTWFALAYTGPFAVPNQNPFTGVDAVTVVATVVVVFVVNSVVEEVFYRRWLQTRWEVLLGPWPGIVLASLLWAVWHIGIQSTGSLPVDLASTAVNQGVTGLFLGYLWSRYRVMWPILTVHGAMNAAPVLVALL, from the coding sequence GTGCGGAATAAGATCCGGTCCAAGGGCGCGGTTGTTCTCGTTCTTGGCCTAGCGGTGATCATCGCCTCCGCGGTGGCGCTCGCGCTGACCGGGAACGGGCAGGTGCGCTATTCGGCCGACCACACCGACACCATCCCGTTCTGGCACAGGTGGGTACCGGCGCTCATCGGCATCGCCCTCGTCCGACTCACACCCCCGCAGACCAGCCAACTCTCCACCTCGGAGATCAGGACCCGCCCGGCAAGCGCTCTCCGGGGCCAAGCGCTGGTCTTGCTGGCGGCCGCCGTGCTGTTCGCGGTGGTGCTGCGACTCGCCGGGGGTGGGGAACCGGCCCACACACTGCTCAAACTGCCGCTGCTGGTCGGAGTGCCCGCTGTCCTCTTCCACCTGGCGAAACGGCCTGGGGAAGGTGCGGCCGGCGGCGACATCACCAGGCCGTGGCGCCGCTGGGGACCGGCCGTACCCGTGGTGACGTGGTTCGCCCTCGCTTACACCGGCCCGTTCGCCGTCCCGAACCAGAACCCGTTCACCGGAGTGGACGCCGTGACGGTGGTGGCGACCGTGGTGGTCGTGTTCGTCGTCAACAGCGTGGTGGAGGAGGTCTTCTACCGCCGCTGGCTCCAGACGCGCTGGGAGGTGCTGCTCGGACCGTGGCCGGGCATCGTCCTTGCGTCCCTGCTGTGGGCGGTGTGGCACATCGGCATCCAGAGCACGGGCTCCCTGCCGGTCGACCTCGCGTCAACGGCGGTCAACCAGGGCGTCACCGGGCTCTTCCTCGGCTACCTGTGGAGCCGGTACCGCGTGATGTGGCCGATCTTGACCGTCCACGGTGCGATGAACGCGGCACCGGTCCTGGTCGCGCTGCTGTAG
- a CDS encoding NADP-dependent oxidoreductase → MEKTNPTTAPTTSRAVRFESFGGPEALTIREVPVPQAGSGQIRVRVTAAGLNPMDWFMTSDADTAARFGLSLPCGFGTDYAGIVDQVGDGVSEFAVGDRVFGGAMSRAVADHVVVDVAGTIAVGGQAHHTPDGVDDRTAATLTIAGCTAAAALAVVNPSPGDTVLIGGAGGGVGVFAVQLARLAGARVIGTGSATSADALHALGAEPVTYGEGLVDRVRALVPDGVTAAMDLHGTDTAQAARELGVPDARITTIATQVDGITPANGANAAQGALEEIAGLVATGQLRVPIAASFPVEQIRAAVELQAGRHVQGKVVIDL, encoded by the coding sequence ATGGAAAAGACGAACCCCACCACAGCGCCGACCACAAGCCGGGCAGTCCGGTTCGAGTCGTTCGGCGGACCGGAGGCCTTGACCATCCGCGAGGTACCCGTGCCGCAGGCCGGCTCGGGACAGATCCGCGTGCGGGTCACCGCGGCCGGACTGAACCCGATGGACTGGTTCATGACCTCCGACGCGGACACCGCCGCACGATTCGGCCTGAGCCTGCCGTGCGGGTTCGGCACCGACTACGCCGGGATCGTGGACCAGGTCGGCGACGGCGTGAGCGAGTTCGCGGTCGGTGACCGGGTGTTCGGCGGCGCCATGTCCCGCGCGGTCGCCGACCACGTCGTCGTGGACGTCGCGGGGACCATCGCGGTGGGCGGCCAGGCGCACCACACCCCTGATGGCGTCGACGACCGCACCGCCGCCACCCTCACCATCGCGGGCTGCACGGCGGCCGCGGCTCTCGCCGTGGTCAACCCCAGCCCAGGTGACACGGTGCTCATCGGCGGCGCGGGAGGCGGGGTGGGCGTGTTCGCCGTGCAGCTCGCACGCCTCGCGGGCGCGCGGGTGATCGGAACGGGGTCGGCGACCTCGGCCGACGCCCTGCACGCCCTCGGGGCCGAGCCCGTCACCTACGGCGAGGGCCTGGTCGACCGGGTCCGTGCGCTGGTTCCCGACGGCGTCACCGCGGCCATGGACCTGCACGGGACGGACACGGCGCAGGCAGCACGCGAACTCGGCGTACCCGACGCGCGCATCACCACCATCGCCACCCAGGTCGACGGGATCACGCCGGCGAACGGCGCCAACGCAGCCCAGGGCGCCCTCGAGGAGATCGCCGGCCTGGTTGCGACCGGCCAGCTCCGGGTGCCGATCGCGGCGAGCTTTCCGGTCGAGCAGATCCGTGCCGCGGTGGAACTCCAGGCGGGGCGGCACGTGCAGGGGAAGGTCGTCATCGACCTGTAG
- a CDS encoding LysR family transcriptional regulator — MDHLETRQLRYFVAVAELEHFGRAAERLGMAQPPLSRAIRDLERQLGVQLLVRTSRRVALTPAGRTLLEEARIALDAVATAGNRARHAGQDVPALRLALKVDHDAGLLPKILDAYDVLPVELLLGGYGEQLPALHDGRADVALLTAPFDERGIDSEPLITGPRLVALAASDPLAARTGLRLADLAGRLLPYGTPAEKGNPKPPFDHHEPLDHLQIFSLIEVGSAVWFLPFWLAERFARPGIAYRPVEGLEPATLTVAWPARSRSTAVAAFVRTAQRIAGGTAPYDNTFPLIHPA; from the coding sequence ATGGATCATCTCGAGACGCGGCAGCTCCGGTACTTCGTGGCGGTGGCCGAGCTGGAGCACTTCGGGCGAGCCGCCGAGCGGCTGGGAATGGCCCAGCCGCCGCTGTCCCGCGCGATCCGCGACCTCGAAAGGCAGCTCGGCGTGCAGTTGCTGGTCCGCACCAGCCGTCGGGTCGCCCTCACCCCGGCCGGTCGAACCCTGTTGGAGGAGGCCCGGATCGCCCTGGACGCCGTGGCCACGGCCGGGAACCGGGCCCGCCACGCCGGACAGGACGTGCCCGCGTTGCGGCTGGCGCTCAAGGTCGACCACGACGCCGGACTCCTCCCGAAGATCCTCGACGCCTACGACGTCCTGCCGGTGGAACTCCTGCTGGGCGGATACGGCGAACAACTACCGGCTCTGCACGACGGACGAGCCGACGTCGCGCTCCTGACGGCACCGTTCGACGAGCGCGGGATCGACAGCGAGCCGCTGATCACCGGGCCCCGCCTGGTGGCACTGGCCGCGTCGGACCCGCTGGCGGCGAGGACCGGCCTGCGGCTGGCCGACCTGGCCGGTCGGCTCCTGCCCTACGGCACACCGGCCGAGAAGGGCAATCCGAAACCACCGTTCGATCACCACGAGCCGTTGGACCACTTGCAGATCTTCAGCCTGATCGAGGTGGGCAGCGCCGTCTGGTTCCTCCCCTTCTGGCTCGCCGAACGCTTTGCCCGTCCCGGCATCGCGTACCGCCCGGTGGAAGGCCTCGAACCTGCCACCCTGACCGTCGCCTGGCCTGCCCGGTCACGCTCCACCGCAGTGGCCGCCTTCGTGCGGACCGCCCAGCGGATCGCTGGTGGAACCGCGCCGTACGACAACACGTTCCCACTGATCCACCCCGCGTGA
- a CDS encoding SDR family oxidoreductase: MNESLNDKVVIVTGASSGIGAATARLLHEAGAHPVLAARRADRLEVLSKELDGALAVPTDVTVPDQVRALVQATVDRFGRVDGLVNNAGAGAGSTIDGTTPEAFLDLLNLNVVGVVTSIQAVLPHMRAAGRGRIVNISSGATGMPMAGNAIYPAAKTAVNWLSQVGRLELLDDNIQVTLLLPSLTDTEFYPAGSLPAGLVAHSPEYVGRVILRALRTGEERIDIPHGPEQPEFPLVG, from the coding sequence GTGAACGAATCCTTGAACGACAAGGTCGTCATCGTCACCGGAGCATCGTCCGGAATCGGTGCGGCGACGGCGCGGCTCCTCCACGAGGCCGGTGCGCACCCGGTCCTGGCCGCGCGTCGCGCCGACCGGCTCGAGGTGTTGAGCAAGGAACTCGACGGGGCGCTCGCCGTCCCCACCGACGTCACCGTCCCGGACCAGGTCAGGGCGCTCGTGCAGGCCACCGTCGACCGGTTCGGACGGGTGGACGGCCTGGTCAACAACGCCGGGGCGGGCGCAGGGTCCACGATCGACGGAACGACCCCGGAGGCGTTCCTGGACCTGCTGAACCTCAACGTGGTGGGCGTCGTGACCAGCATCCAGGCGGTGCTGCCGCACATGCGGGCGGCCGGGCGCGGGCGCATCGTCAACATCAGTTCGGGCGCCACCGGGATGCCGATGGCGGGCAACGCCATCTACCCGGCCGCCAAGACGGCGGTGAACTGGCTGAGCCAGGTGGGCCGACTGGAACTGCTGGACGACAACATCCAGGTCACGCTGCTGCTGCCGTCGCTCACCGACACCGAGTTCTACCCCGCGGGCAGCCTCCCCGCCGGGCTGGTCGCGCATTCGCCCGAGTACGTCGGTCGGGTGATCCTGCGGGCCCTGCGCACCGGCGAGGAGCGGATCGACATCCCGCACGGCCCCGAGCAGCCGGAGTTCCCCTTGGTCGGCTGA
- a CDS encoding sigma-70 family RNA polymerase sigma factor, whose amino-acid sequence MIGRLNEADLRRCQAGDAVVLRAELDRALTAGPVSAVRDPSLTPPSDAELVDAVRGGTTLAYGLLYTRHVHAAHNLARQLARSPIEADDLVSDAFAKVLSVLRAGGGPDSAFRAYLLTTLRHTAYDKTRRDRKLELTDDVETVPGVATSTSLPFHDTAVARLDRSLAAKAFSSLPDRWQTVLWHTAIEGQTPAQVAPLLGLTPNGVSALAHRAREGLRNAYLQAHVAHTPSERCRATATKLGDWTRGGLSKRETAQVETHLDECADCRSLTAELADVNGTLRGIVAPLVLGVGVTGYLAAGAGKASAVVSVGPGTGASAAQWLGVAGSAVLLAIAVGSGVRSPDHPIAPTAVAEPPVASTTTRPAAPSGQATTSSAPTAPSTSEPTGSTSESNEPSAVAPPVTTAAAPALVSTAPSGFTTSTGGPPTDFPITIRNTGSAPAPPTTMVLSLPDDIKVVGPGNNLRGTVPVGLDGKTQTVGCPAGKSTVTCTAQQELGPGDSVTFVFRLLAGPKAEGGTITATTDSGPPLLIEVPITITPKK is encoded by the coding sequence GTGATCGGGCGTCTGAACGAAGCCGACTTGCGCCGGTGTCAAGCTGGTGACGCGGTGGTCCTGCGCGCCGAACTCGACCGCGCTCTCACCGCCGGACCGGTCAGCGCCGTACGGGACCCTTCGCTGACGCCACCTTCGGACGCGGAGCTGGTCGACGCCGTGCGAGGCGGGACGACCCTGGCCTACGGCCTGCTCTACACCCGCCACGTCCACGCCGCCCACAACCTGGCCCGACAGCTGGCCAGGTCTCCGATCGAAGCCGACGACCTGGTGTCGGACGCCTTCGCCAAAGTCCTCTCAGTGCTCCGCGCGGGCGGCGGCCCCGATTCGGCCTTCCGCGCGTACCTGCTGACCACGTTGCGCCACACCGCCTACGACAAGACCCGGCGGGACCGCAAGCTCGAACTGACCGACGACGTGGAGACCGTCCCCGGCGTCGCGACGAGCACCAGCCTGCCGTTCCACGACACGGCGGTGGCGCGGTTGGACCGGTCGCTGGCCGCCAAGGCGTTCTCCAGCCTTCCCGACCGCTGGCAGACCGTGCTGTGGCACACCGCGATCGAGGGCCAGACCCCGGCCCAGGTCGCGCCACTGCTGGGCCTGACCCCCAACGGGGTCTCCGCGTTGGCCCACCGGGCACGTGAGGGCCTGCGCAACGCCTACCTCCAGGCGCACGTGGCGCACACCCCCTCCGAGCGTTGCCGGGCCACGGCCACCAAATTGGGCGATTGGACCCGCGGCGGCCTGTCCAAGCGCGAAACCGCCCAGGTCGAGACGCACCTGGACGAATGCGCCGACTGCCGGTCGCTGACCGCCGAACTGGCTGACGTCAACGGCACGCTGCGCGGCATCGTCGCGCCCCTGGTGCTCGGCGTGGGAGTCACCGGCTACCTCGCCGCGGGCGCGGGTAAAGCGAGCGCGGTCGTGTCGGTCGGCCCGGGTACCGGTGCCTCGGCGGCCCAGTGGCTCGGCGTGGCGGGCTCGGCGGTGCTGCTCGCCATCGCCGTCGGTTCGGGAGTGCGCTCCCCGGACCACCCGATCGCCCCCACTGCCGTCGCCGAACCTCCCGTAGCGAGCACCACGACCCGACCGGCGGCGCCGAGCGGACAGGCCACCACCTCGTCGGCTCCCACCGCACCGAGCACCTCGGAGCCGACCGGCTCGACCAGCGAATCGAACGAACCGAGCGCCGTTGCACCGCCAGTCACGACCGCCGCCGCACCCGCTCTCGTGTCGACCGCGCCCAGTGGGTTCACCACGTCCACCGGCGGGCCGCCCACCGACTTCCCGATCACCATCCGCAACACCGGCTCAGCGCCCGCACCGCCCACGACGATGGTGCTGTCGCTGCCCGACGACATCAAAGTCGTGGGGCCGGGCAACAACCTGCGGGGCACCGTTCCGGTCGGACTCGACGGCAAAACGCAGACCGTTGGCTGCCCAGCGGGCAAAAGCACGGTGACCTGCACCGCGCAACAGGAACTCGGACCGGGCGACTCGGTGACGTTCGTCTTCCGCCTGCTCGCGGGCCCCAAGGCGGAAGGCGGCACGATCACCGCCACCACGGACTCCGGTCCCCCGCTGCTCATCGAGGTCCCCATCACCATCACACCGAAGAAGTAG
- a CDS encoding tRNA-dependent cyclodipeptide synthase has product MSSARTDHSGQNAVHPRGLFTVEPFTEASRVVWEQRQHVVFGVSPGNSYFRPARLEELLGWLCSEFDQVDVVIPDSALARTYQALGYDAQRAAKKARSEINVLNNRVDRAWESNGGPRAADGVHRISDLASDAVYQEKLAECEQALKEDDDLFRTCAEMTREVLAAKGHEGPADDDQIDQAMGYLTSELPFFLASSEIFGVPTSLNFYHRELPLAEFIFSGKSQLRAAPGQAYATIRPT; this is encoded by the coding sequence GTGAGCTCGGCGCGAACCGACCACTCGGGGCAGAACGCGGTGCACCCACGAGGACTCTTCACCGTCGAACCGTTCACCGAGGCGTCGCGCGTGGTCTGGGAGCAGCGGCAGCACGTGGTCTTCGGGGTCAGTCCGGGGAACAGCTACTTCCGACCCGCTCGGCTGGAGGAACTCCTCGGCTGGCTCTGCTCGGAGTTCGACCAGGTCGACGTCGTCATCCCGGACTCCGCGCTGGCACGGACCTACCAGGCGCTCGGCTACGACGCGCAGCGGGCGGCGAAGAAGGCCCGCAGCGAGATCAACGTGTTGAACAACAGGGTGGACCGCGCCTGGGAGAGCAACGGAGGACCGCGGGCCGCCGACGGCGTGCACCGGATCTCGGACCTGGCTTCCGACGCCGTCTACCAGGAGAAGCTGGCGGAGTGCGAACAGGCGCTGAAGGAGGACGACGACCTCTTCCGGACCTGTGCCGAGATGACCAGGGAGGTCCTCGCCGCGAAGGGGCACGAGGGTCCGGCGGACGACGACCAGATCGACCAGGCCATGGGCTACTTGACCTCGGAACTCCCCTTCTTCCTGGCGTCGAGCGAGATCTTCGGCGTCCCGACGTCGCTGAACTTCTACCACCGGGAACTCCCGCTGGCGGAGTTCATCTTCTCGGGGAAGTCCCAGCTCCGGGCCGCGCCCGGCCAGGCGTACGCCACCATCCGCCCGACGTAG
- a CDS encoding AraC family transcriptional regulator: MPTDPRARAIAEQLIAHPADQRELTAWADHVHAGVRTLSRLFRAETGLSFATWRTQVRIRAAIPMLAGGTPVNAAARAVGYRKPSAFIAAFRRVTGHTPGTYLTTPR, encoded by the coding sequence ATGCCCACCGACCCCCGAGCCCGCGCGATCGCCGAACAGCTCATCGCCCACCCGGCCGACCAGCGCGAACTCACAGCCTGGGCCGATCACGTCCATGCGGGCGTCCGCACCCTGTCCCGCCTGTTCCGCGCCGAGACAGGGCTCAGCTTCGCCACCTGGCGCACGCAGGTCCGCATCCGCGCCGCCATCCCGATGCTGGCCGGCGGCACACCGGTCAACGCCGCCGCCCGAGCGGTCGGCTACCGCAAACCCAGCGCGTTCATCGCCGCGTTCCGCCGGGTCACCGGCCACACCCCCGGCACTTACCTGACCACGCCGCGATAG